A segment of the Bradyrhizobium sp. CCBAU 53340 genome:
ATCCGCGTGATTGACGAAGGACTGGAGCAACTGAGACCGCCGCCGGGAACGCTGCCGGACAATGAGTGGCGCTGATCAGATCCGCGCCTGAGATACCACGCTACCGTTCCGCGGCGGCACATGGTCCGGACCGCGCATATTGGGACTGCTTCCCCCAACTCCCCGATGGAACCGCAACCAAATATTGACATTGGCATTCACCGCAGAGCCGGGCCAGCTTCATATTAGCAGCAAGGAATACCGCTCCGCCCCCACCGGACCTCAAGCCCCGCAGCGCCGGTTCGATTCGTTTGAACGAATGAACGTCGCCTAACCCCTTGGTCGCATTCTAAACAAACGACCTGGGGGCGAACCTGCGAAAAAAAACTGCGGCTATCTGTCCTCGCGCGCGCCCGGTTCAATCAGTCCGCGCCAAGCGCCCGTATAGACCTGTCGCGCCCTGAGGTTGCACCGCAGCAATTTACATCATTCACAAATAACTTCAATAAGTTATGCGACATTTTGGCAACCACCCGATGCGCTGCATCGGCTCGTTTCCTGATCAAGGGAAGACGGCAAAGTGAGGCTGCCCCGTGGGGGCCATCCTGCTCGCGCAAGTCGACACCAAGTCGATTGCTGCAAGCTGTGACTGAAATGTCATAGGTGGGACCGTAGCGTTTTGCTAATTCTTCCTAGGCAATAATATTTGTTAAAAGTCTTTTATGGTGGGGACCATGAAGCCGGCACATTTGGCCTTCGTAACAATCATCCTGGCTGCCGCCCCCGCGCAAGCCGAGCAATTCTCGATCAACGACGCCTTGCGTCAGGCAATGCAGACGAACCCGGGGGTGGGCGAGGCATCTGCGAACCGTCGTGCAACCGAGAGCGAGCTCCGCCAGACCCAGAGCACCCTCTTACCGCAAGTGCGCATCGATGCCAGCTACGGACCGGAAAAGTTCGACCAGTCGCCGGGCTTCGTAGCTCCAAGCATCGCGGTTCCAACGACCGGATCCGGACCATGGCGGAACGGGAGCCAGGAATCGGTCGTCGTCCGACAGCTCCTTTTTGACGGTTTCACCTCCATCCACGAAGTGTGGCGCCAGAACGCGCGGGTGAATGCGGCCGCAGCACGTGTCAAAGAGCGAACCGAACTGATCGCTCTCGATGCCGCCGAAGCTTACGTGGATGTCGTGCGCTATATGCGCCTGGTCAGCCTCGCTGAGCAGAATGTCGCCAATCATGACAAGATCTTCTCCAACGTGAACTCCCGCTTTTCGGGCGGGCGCGCCGGTGAAGGCGACCTCGAGCAGTCGAGGGAGCGCGTCGAGAACGCCCGGGCAGCCTTGGCGGAGTTTCGCCGCAGCCTTGAGGACGCGCGGGCGAAGTATCGCAAAGTGGTGGGCGTAGAGCCGTACAATCTGCGGTTCCCTGGCCCGTTGCACGGGCTTCCGGCCACCCGGGATGAAGCGCTCGCGATCACGCTGCGGTTCAACTCCACGATTAATGCGGCGCAATCCGATGTCGATGCCGCCAAACACGCCTTCAAGTCCACGGACGGCCTGTTTGCCCCGAAATTCTATCTTGAGGGTCGGGCGACGCATTACGACAACTCCTTCCCCTATGTTGCGGCCGCTGGCTCGCCCGCGGTCACCCATGAGGACTACAGCGGCAAAGTGGTGATGTCCTGGGACATCTTCCGCGGCGGACAGGACGCCTGGAATCGCTCGGAAAAGGCCGAACGGTTTACCGAGGCGACTGCACGGCATGCCCGTTTGCAGCGGGATGCCTATGAGTCGATCGACAAGGCTTGGAACGCCCGCACGGTGACGCAGACGCGGATTTCGGCATTGACCGGCCAGTTGGAGGCCGATCGGAAGACCATCGCCGCCTTCCAGAAGGAGTATGAGCTGGGCCAGCGCTCCCTCATCGATCTTCTGAACGCCCAGAACCAGTTCTTCAACGCGCAGGTATCGCTGACATCGGCCCGTGCAGTCGTCGTGTTTGCCGACTACCAGCTGCTCGCCGCGACGGGGACCCTGATCGAATACCTGAAGGCTCCTCCTCCTGTCGACGCGGCCCCGACCGACCTGAACCTGTTCGGCCTTCCCGACTACAAGGCGCCCACGTTCCGCTGGACGCTGCCCCAGAGCGGTTCGGAGCCGCTGCGGGTTGCGGTCCCGGCGCCGACCGCAGCGCCCGTTCGCTTGTCCTATGCTCCGAATGCTGCCGCCACATCAGCTTTCGGCGAGCGCTTCTCGGGCGAGCCTGCGGACGCGTCAGCCAAGGTCCCCGGCGTGTCAGCCTGGTTTGCTCAGCGCGAAAGCTCCACCGGACCGATCGTCCTGGAGAGTTCGACCAGTCAGCGTAGCTCATACGCCCAAGCCGAGAAGCCCCATTGGCTACTGACGGCATTTTCGCCGACTTCGAAATAATCCAGTCGAACGACTGACTTACAAAGCCCGCACAACCGTGCGGGCTTTGTTATTTTGGCCGACCCCGATAACGCACGGATAGCCTTTCGAACCCGCGACCATTAATCCTTAATCGCGACGGCCCAAATAAGTAAATGAATTAACTAAAGATTTATCGTATCCTTCAACGACTTTACGAAGCTCGCTTTCATCGTTTTTCAGTCAAGGCATATCAGCTTGTTGTTTCATCGAGCAAAAAAGTCTTTCGCCCAGGATGCACGGCCGACCAAGAGCGGCGAAGAGCATACGCCATCGGGAGGGGACGAGAAGGTCGAAGCGAAAGAACGCGATCCGTTGGTGGACTCGCTCATCTTTCTGGCTGGACATCACGGCAGAGCTGTAACCCGCGAAGGATTGCTCGGCGGCTTGCCTATCGTGGACGGACGCCTAACCGTGTCTCTTTATGACCGGGCGGCGCGGCGCGCGGGCCTCGAGACAGAGGCTACAAAACGCAGATTGACGGACATCCCGGCCCTCGTTCTTCCCGCCGTCCTGATCATGAAGAACGGAACGACGCTGATCCTGCTGGGCGTCGACGAGGACAAGCACCTCGCCAGAGTGATCGATCCAAGCGAACGACCGCATGTTCCGCGGATGTCGGCTTTGAATGCCATTGCTGCTGAGTATACGGGCTACGCGTTTCTCGCCCGCGCAGCCGCCGAGTCGGATGCGCGAGCTGTTGCGGCTGGTAGCCTGCCCCGGCAGCACTGGTTCTGGTCCGTCGTAAAGGCGCATTGGCGCAACTACGGACACATCGCGCTGGCAGCGCTGCTCATCAACATTCTGGCCCTGGCGATGCCGCTCTTCACGATGAGCGTCTATGACCGGGTCATCCCGAACGGGGCCATCCCCTCGTTGATTGCCCTTTCCATCGGCATGGGCCTGGCCATCGTGTTTGATCTGATCCTGCGGATGGTCAGGAGCAAGATGATCGACGTGACCGGCAAGACCATCGACGTCGTCCTCGCAGCCAACATTTTCGAGCATGTTATGGCCGTGAAGATGTCGCAGCGGCCGACCTCGGTCGGCATCATTGCCAACCAGCTCCGCGACTTCGATTCCGTTCGCGAGTTCTTCACCTCCGGGAGCGTGGTCTCGGCAACCGATTTGCTGTTCGCCGTCCTGTTTGTTGCCGTTCTTTTCGTTGTCGCCGGACCTCTGGCTTGGGTCCCGCTGCTGATGCTGCCGGTGATGATCGCAATCGGCATCGTGCTGCAACGCCCCCTCAATCGGGCGATGAAGCGCTTGCAGGCGGAATCGGCGGCCCGTCACGGGGTGCTCGTCGAATCGCTCGCCGGGCTCGAAACCGTGCGCGCGTCTGGCGGCGAGGCACGGATGCAGACGGCTTGGGAGCGTTCGGTTGCCGCGACGGCGCGATCCGGTGAGGCCGTGTACTTCTGGTCATCCCTGGCATTGACCGCTGCCAACTCGGCCCAGATGTTGACCAGCCTGCTCTTGATCGTCATCGGCGTCTTCCTGATCCAGAACGGCACGCTGACGGTCGGTGCGCTGGTCGCCGCCAACATGCTGGCCGGCCGGGTCCTGTCGCCGATTGCGGGCATTGCATCCGTGATTACCCGTGGCACGCAGACTTTCTCGGCGCTCAAATCCATCGATCGGATCATGACCCTGGAACGGGAGCGTTCACCCGAACGGACCTATGTCGCCAGAAAGATCGAACAAGGCACCATCAACTTCGACAACGTCTCGTTCACCTACCCCAATGCTCCCGGAAAGGCGCTGGACAAGGTCACGTTCAGGATTCAGAGCGGCGAGCGCGTTGGAATCATCGGTCGGGTGGGTTCAGGGAAGACCACCGTCGGGCGCCTGTTGCTTTCTTTTTACGAGGCGCAGGACGGCCGCATCCTGGTCGACGGCGTCGACTCGCGCCAATACGATCCCGCTGACCTGCGCGCCGGCATCGGCTTTGCGATGCAGGATACAGATCTGTTCTTTGGCAAGCTGCGCGACAACATCACCTTGGGCTATCCGGCCGCGACGGACGAAGAAGTGCTTTCGGCAGCGCGTCTGGCCGGCGTCGAAAGCTTCATCGCGGGTCATCCCATGGGCTACGACATGCCCATCGCCGAGGGCGGACGCAGCCTCTCGGGAGGGCAAAAGCAGGCCATCGGCCTGGCGCGCGTCTTGATCCGCAAACCCAGGATTCTTTTTCTGGACGAGCCGACCGCCCATTTCGACGTCCGCAGCGAGAGCGAATTCCTCGAGCGGCTCAAGAAGCTCGACGATGCTCAGATGACGATCATCATCTCCACTCACCGGCTCTCGCTCCTGAGCATGGTTGACCGGCTGCTGCTGTTCGACAACGGCCGGCTGGTCGCCGATGGACCGCGCGACCAGGTCTTGAGCCTGCTGCAAGGCAAGAGCCCGTCCGCCGAGACCGTCGCCCCTCCCAGGGTTGTTCAACCCGTTCCGGCCGCGCAGAAATCCAATGTCAGCTGATTTCACTTACGCCAACGATATCCGCGCAGCCGTCAAACTGAAGACGCCGCGAACCTCGCGAATGTTGCTGTGGGCGTTCTGCGCGCTGTTCGCCACATTCCTGGTCTGGGCTCATTTTGCCGTGCTCGAAGAAGTCAAGCGCGGCAACGGCAAAGTCGTCCCCTCGCGGCAGATGCAGGTCGTCCAATCCCTGGAAGGCGGGATCGTCGGTGACATCCTCGTCCAGGAGGGAGCAGTGGTGCAGCAGGGGCAGTCCCTGATGCGCATCGACGATACCAAGTTTGCCTCGGAGTTTGGCGAGATACGCGAGAGGCGCGCCTCGATGGCGGCCCGTTTGGCGCGCCTCGAGGCCGAAGTGAACGGCCGTAGCGAGATTGTTTTTCCCGATCAGATCGAGGGCGTTGTCCCCGCTGCCGTGACGACGGAAAGGAGCGTGTTCAAGACCCGCGCTCTGAAAGTGGCGCAGGACGTCGACGTGCTGAATCAACAGATCGCGAGGCTGACCCAAACATCAGCCCTGCTCGATCGCGAGCTCACCCTGACGCGCAAGCTCTATGAGCAGAAAGTCGTTCCCGAGATCGAAATGCTTCGGCTGGAGCGTCAATCGGCAGAAGCGAAAGGCCAGATTGCAGAGGCCAAGGCAAAGATCGCGACCACGATCTCGACCTTCCGGGCGCAGGCTGACGAAGATCTCGCCAAGGCGCGGGCCGACCTTGCCGTCCTGGACGAGAACATCAAGTCCGCCCAGGACAGGGTGCGCCGGACTGATCTGCGTTCGCCGGTTCGTGGCATCGTCAACAAGCTGAACGTCACCACGATCGGCGCCGTCGTTCAGCCTGGTGCAAACCTCATGGACATCGTCCCGCTCGATGACACCCTGCTGGTCGAAGGCAAGATAAGGCCGCAGGATATTGCCTTCATCCGCCCGGGCCAGGATGCCGTCGTCAAGATCTCCGCCTACGATTCCTCTGTCTACGGCCATCTCGCTGGCAAGGTCGAGCGGATCAGCGCCGACACGATCCTCGACGACAAGGGCGAATCGGCGCAGCGACCGGAGACCTACTATCGCGTGATGGTTCGAACCGACAAGAACCACCTCGGCACCGAGGAAAGCCCGCTTCCGATCATTCCAGGCATGATCACGACGGTCGAGATCCTGACCGGCAAGAAGAGCGTCCTAGATTACATCATGAAGCCGGCGCGCACGCTGCGGGATGAGGCTCTGCGCGAGCACTAGACCGAAGCCGCACTCCGCCTTGCTTAATGCGTCCTTAACGCGCGATGCCAAGCTTTAGCATTGCTGGAGCGGCGCGGTTCACCGCGTCGGCTCATTCCCGGACCAGCCTGTCCGGTTTTAACCCGACTTAAGCGCGCCCACGCGCACGCTCGCTCCCGATAAACAGGTCGGGATGGCGATCAGGCGCGCAAAGACGCCGGTGACGTCCCGAAATATGGGGACCGTCAATGAAGTCGCGTTTGGAACTGCGGCGGCAAGGCGTTGTGGCGCTCGCGGCGGCCATGCTGGTTTCGCTCACCGCTGCTACGACCTCGGTCGCGTTTGCGGCCGATACCGGGCCGGTTGAGCCGACTGAAATCGCGCCATCCGGCGCGGATACGATCCAGGCTCCTGCGACGTTCTTCACGATCAACGCGGTGCTGGCCAAGCTGGACCGTGCGCGTGGCCGCGGGCCGAATGCGCTGCGCCTAGCGGCACTGACGCCCCCCTCCTCCACGGCCACGGATGCCCTACCTGAGGCCCCTGTGGCGGGCGCGACGCTCGGCAATGAACCTTTCGGCCTGTTCACGTTCCGGGCACCCGACAGCGTCATCTGGCGCAAATGGCGCACGGTTGAAGACGAGATCGTCAGGGACCAAGCCGTGCTCGAACGCTGCCGGTCTGACGCTGGAAGCTGCCCATCTTACGCGGCACAGTTCCTCAGACTCATCGGTGCGGTCAAAGCCAAGTCCGGACGTGCCCGGCTCGAGGAGGTCAATCTCGGCGTCAACACCGCGATCCGCTACGTCAGCGATCTCGTCCAGCATCGGGAGCTCGACCGCTGGAGCTCGCCGCTGGCGAGCTTTGCGACCGGCAAGGGCGATTGCGAGGATTACGCGATCGCCAAATACGCCGCCTTGCGCGAAGCGGGTGTCCCGGACGCCGACATGCGCCTGCTCCTCGTTCGCGACCGCACGGTCCGGCAAGACCACGCGGTGCTTGCGGCCCGGCTCGACGGCCGCTGGCTGATCCTGGACAACCGCTGGGCGGGCCTGCGCGACGACAACGGCGAATTGAACTTCACACCCCTGTTCGCGATCAATCATGAGGGGGTGCATCTGTTCGCGAAGCCCTATGCGAAGGCGGAGCCGGTTGAGGGTGATGCGGAAGCAGCGCCGGCGGCGGCAGGCGACATCGGCTCGGAATGGGATGGAACGGATCGGGCGAACGGAAGCGGATCTGCGCTGAACGCGCTTCCGCTGCTCCTGTAGGGCGGACGGGCTAGCTTCAGCCCGGGCCTGCGGCGGACGGGTGCGCTTGACTGAGCGCGCTCGCCCCCCTCGCCAACGGCCCCTCGGCAAGAATCTGAAAAACAACCCCATGCAAAGTGACAGTATCATCATACCGTCACGCTGTTTGGCTCCTGAAATGCCAAGTCCCTGCTATTTTGTAAGTGACTTTCACGCCGCTAGAGCGTTTCACATTTTGACTGAACCATAGCCGGCGCTGGCGAAGTAGTTGGCGCATTCGCGAGGTTGGATGTCTTGGACGAGGTGGCCGATGTGTCGCCAAGTGTCCTCGATGGAGCGCTTCTGAGCTTGCCGCATCCAGTGTTTGATCTTGGAGAAGGCTTGTTCGATCGGATTGAGGTCGGGTGAGTATGGCGGCAGGTACCAGAGTCTGGCGCCAGCAGCCTTGATCATCTGCCTGATGGCTTTCGACTTGTGGCTTCCGAGATTGTCGAGAATGACGATATCGCCTTCGCGCAGGGTTGGCAGGAGAAGGTGCTTCACATAAGCGCGGAAGCATTCGCCGTTGATCGGACCGTCGAAGACGCAGGGTGCCGTGAGTTGGTCATGGCGGAGTGCGCCGAGGAATGTGAGGGTACGCCAGTGGCCGTGCGGGGCGAAGCCGCGCAGGCGTGCGCCTTTGGGGCCCCAGCCCCGCAAAGGGGTCATGTTGGTCTTGATCCAGGTCTCATCGATGAAGACGAGCCGGCTCGGATCGAGCCCGGCCTGCCAGGATCGCCAACGCAAGCGCCTACGGGAGGCGTCGGCGCGAGCTTGTTCGAGGGCGAACAGTGTTTTTTTTGAACCGCAGCCCTTCCCGGCGCAGGAATAGCCAGACCGCATTGTGTGAGACCTTGACCCCGCGGGCTGCCAGTTCCGCCTTCAGACCATGCAGCGTCAGGTGCGGCCTCTCGGTGATCCGTTCGACGATGAAGGCGCGGTGCGGATCAAGCACAGGCTTGCGGTGACCACCCATCTTGCCAGGCGCTACCGAGCCGGTCGTTCTATAGCGCTGTGACCACTTCACAACTGACGAGACCGCAACACCAAACCGTTCCGCCACAGATCGGCAGCTCTCACCTTTGGCAACAGCGGATACCGCGCGCTTACGCAAATCGTTGGAAATTGGTCGGACCATCAGATGCTGGCCTCCAGCCCAGCCAGCATCTTGAATCATATTCGCCCCAGATCCGGAATCCCTTCCGATTCAATAAATCCGTGAACCGCTCTAGCCACGGGCGAGCCCGCTTCCACCACCGGCGTCCAAACCGGGACGCGTCGACAGTCTCTGTCGCGCGAAAAAGCCGGCCGCCACGGCAACCGGCTTTTCCAGTTCGATACGTTCGTCTAGTGGACGACGTGAATATTCGTCGGGTTAATCGCAGCCACAAGATTCAAGATCGCCAAGGCGTGCTCGTTAGCCGTAGTGCCGTCGGACGAGTAGTAGAGCGTGTGGTTCGTCGTATCGAACAAGAATCGCTCAGAACTGTCGGTGAAAGTATTGCTCAAGCTATTCTGGACTTGAGTCGTATTGAACACCTCCCCGAACGTGACGCCCGTGAAGCTGCTCGCAGAAACCGCAATGGAGTCAGTTGTGGCGCTAAATCCGTTCACGGTGTCTCCCGTACCGACGCCAGTCCCACCACCATCGGTGACGTGATTAAATTCAATCGTGTTGTTCGTCCCGCTGAGATTGATCGTATCCGCGCCCGGGCCGCTCAGGACGACCTCGTTTCCGGACGCCGACAACGTGTAGGTGCCTGAAGTGTTGGTCGTCCCCTGCAGCGACACGCTCAAGTTGGACGAGGCTATTGCGGTGTCACCATCGCCATCCGTGATGGTGGGGGCGAAGGTCAGCGTGGTGTCGTTAATGACCGTTGTCTCTTTGAAGGTCACCGTCGTCAGGTTGAGCTTGGTGTCGTTACCGATCGACCCGTCGTGGCCTGCGTAGTTCACGACCTCCACCTGATCGAACGCGCCAAACGTCCCCGACGAACCAATGACGGTTTGGAAGTCGCCGCTGCCCGGAGTTCCGAAGGCTTGCGCCCAATGCGCGGCATCAATCTGGATCGTTTGGCCATCGTTGAGAACGACGTCCTCTATCGCAAAGGGTGTCGAACTACCGGCCTTGAAGAGCATGATCTCAAAGTGCTCGTTGGACGCGTTGTTGCCTTTGCCAATCCCGATATCCAGGAGGTTCTGGCTTTGGGCGAACTCAAAGTTGATTAGCTGGTCGGTTTGGAAGTTGCCGTTATCGAGGCCGAATCCCAAATTATCCGCGTGTACCGTGTGGTTCTGCGGATCCGGAGCCGTTGCATCGGTGGTACTCCAGCCATCAATGATTGCGTCCTGGCCGGCCGGCACTGTTGTCGGAACGCTGCTGGCATTCTTTATCCAGGTCACATTCCCATCCAAAAGCTCCACATACGTACCTTCGCCGGAATTGCCCTTTGACGTGAAATTAGTCGTGACGATCGACGACAGTGCAGTCGTCGAGGTCAGATGGAAATCGTAAGTCCCATCTGCGGACATAGACAACGTGAAGAATTCGTTGTTGCCTAGCCCAGCTTGAGCATCGGCCTGCGTTCCATACGCAACCATTTCTGCAGTGTGAGTGCTGGAATTGTAATCCACGTACTCGTAGAACGTATAGGAACTCGTCGCCATCGCCACTTTGACGGAGAAGATTTCCTCGCCGGCTGCGTTGTGAGTGCCGGTATCGGTCACGGTGTAGGTCTCGCCGGTGGGCGCTGTGCCCATTGCGATATTGACCGCTGCAGTAAGGTTCGGGCCATCGGCGCCGAACGCGGGCTGCCAAGTGCCTTGGACATCGGTATTATCGATGCTGGGCAAGAGAGCGTTCTGGATTCCATTGATTAGCGGAACGTCGTCGACCACCGAGATCGTCAGCCCGCCGGTCGCGCCGACCGTGTCGCCGTCCGAATCCGTCGCCTGGATCACCGATCCGAAGGC
Coding sequences within it:
- a CDS encoding HlyD family type I secretion periplasmic adaptor subunit, with translation MSADFTYANDIRAAVKLKTPRTSRMLLWAFCALFATFLVWAHFAVLEEVKRGNGKVVPSRQMQVVQSLEGGIVGDILVQEGAVVQQGQSLMRIDDTKFASEFGEIRERRASMAARLARLEAEVNGRSEIVFPDQIEGVVPAAVTTERSVFKTRALKVAQDVDVLNQQIARLTQTSALLDRELTLTRKLYEQKVVPEIEMLRLERQSAEAKGQIAEAKAKIATTISTFRAQADEDLAKARADLAVLDENIKSAQDRVRRTDLRSPVRGIVNKLNVTTIGAVVQPGANLMDIVPLDDTLLVEGKIRPQDIAFIRPGQDAVVKISAYDSSVYGHLAGKVERISADTILDDKGESAQRPETYYRVMVRTDKNHLGTEESPLPIIPGMITTVEILTGKKSVLDYIMKPARTLRDEALREH
- a CDS encoding transglutaminase-like cysteine peptidase; the protein is MKSRLELRRQGVVALAAAMLVSLTAATTSVAFAADTGPVEPTEIAPSGADTIQAPATFFTINAVLAKLDRARGRGPNALRLAALTPPSSTATDALPEAPVAGATLGNEPFGLFTFRAPDSVIWRKWRTVEDEIVRDQAVLERCRSDAGSCPSYAAQFLRLIGAVKAKSGRARLEEVNLGVNTAIRYVSDLVQHRELDRWSSPLASFATGKGDCEDYAIAKYAALREAGVPDADMRLLLVRDRTVRQDHAVLAARLDGRWLILDNRWAGLRDDNGELNFTPLFAINHEGVHLFAKPYAKAEPVEGDAEAAPAAAGDIGSEWDGTDRANGSGSALNALPLLL
- a CDS encoding type I secretion system permease/ATPase; this encodes MFHRAKKSFAQDARPTKSGEEHTPSGGDEKVEAKERDPLVDSLIFLAGHHGRAVTREGLLGGLPIVDGRLTVSLYDRAARRAGLETEATKRRLTDIPALVLPAVLIMKNGTTLILLGVDEDKHLARVIDPSERPHVPRMSALNAIAAEYTGYAFLARAAAESDARAVAAGSLPRQHWFWSVVKAHWRNYGHIALAALLINILALAMPLFTMSVYDRVIPNGAIPSLIALSIGMGLAIVFDLILRMVRSKMIDVTGKTIDVVLAANIFEHVMAVKMSQRPTSVGIIANQLRDFDSVREFFTSGSVVSATDLLFAVLFVAVLFVVAGPLAWVPLLMLPVMIAIGIVLQRPLNRAMKRLQAESAARHGVLVESLAGLETVRASGGEARMQTAWERSVAATARSGEAVYFWSSLALTAANSAQMLTSLLLIVIGVFLIQNGTLTVGALVAANMLAGRVLSPIAGIASVITRGTQTFSALKSIDRIMTLERERSPERTYVARKIEQGTINFDNVSFTYPNAPGKALDKVTFRIQSGERVGIIGRVGSGKTTVGRLLLSFYEAQDGRILVDGVDSRQYDPADLRAGIGFAMQDTDLFFGKLRDNITLGYPAATDEEVLSAARLAGVESFIAGHPMGYDMPIAEGGRSLSGGQKQAIGLARVLIRKPRILFLDEPTAHFDVRSESEFLERLKKLDDAQMTIIISTHRLSLLSMVDRLLLFDNGRLVADGPRDQVLSLLQGKSPSAETVAPPRVVQPVPAAQKSNVS
- a CDS encoding IS630 family transposase (programmed frameshift), encoding MVRPISNDLRKRAVSAVAKGESCRSVAERFGVAVSSVVKWSQRYRTTGSVAPGKMGGHRKPVLDPHRAFIVERITERPHLTLHGLKAELAARGVKVSHNAVWLFLRREGLRFKKTLFALEQARADASRRRLRWRSWQAGLDPSRLVFIDETWIKTNMTPLRGWGPKGARLRGFAPHGHWRTLTFLGALRHDQLTAPCVFDGPINGECFRAYVKHLLLPTLREGDIVILDNLGSHKSKAIRQMIKAAGARLWYLPPYSPDLNPIEQAFSKIKHWMRQAQKRSIEDTWRHIGHLVQDIQPRECANYFASAGYGSVKM
- a CDS encoding TolC family outer membrane protein, yielding MKPAHLAFVTIILAAAPAQAEQFSINDALRQAMQTNPGVGEASANRRATESELRQTQSTLLPQVRIDASYGPEKFDQSPGFVAPSIAVPTTGSGPWRNGSQESVVVRQLLFDGFTSIHEVWRQNARVNAAAARVKERTELIALDAAEAYVDVVRYMRLVSLAEQNVANHDKIFSNVNSRFSGGRAGEGDLEQSRERVENARAALAEFRRSLEDARAKYRKVVGVEPYNLRFPGPLHGLPATRDEALAITLRFNSTINAAQSDVDAAKHAFKSTDGLFAPKFYLEGRATHYDNSFPYVAAAGSPAVTHEDYSGKVVMSWDIFRGGQDAWNRSEKAERFTEATARHARLQRDAYESIDKAWNARTVTQTRISALTGQLEADRKTIAAFQKEYELGQRSLIDLLNAQNQFFNAQVSLTSARAVVVFADYQLLAATGTLIEYLKAPPPVDAAPTDLNLFGLPDYKAPTFRWTLPQSGSEPLRVAVPAPTAAPVRLSYAPNAAATSAFGERFSGEPADASAKVPGVSAWFAQRESSTGPIVLESSTSQRSSYAQAEKPHWLLTAFSPTSK